The following proteins are co-located in the Paludibaculum fermentans genome:
- a CDS encoding metallopeptidase family protein: protein MTPQEFDQLVEECMGVIPPRFRRRLQNLVFLVEQEPATPGLLGLYEGRPLAERTSVPSFSMPDRITLYQGPHEREARNPADLRRLVEETIWHEVAHYFGLDEREVVRAERVRRNRLRRLRNL from the coding sequence ATGACCCCACAAGAGTTCGACCAACTCGTCGAAGAGTGCATGGGCGTCATTCCTCCGCGCTTCCGGCGCCGGCTGCAGAACCTGGTGTTCCTTGTTGAACAGGAGCCGGCCACGCCCGGGCTCCTCGGCCTGTACGAGGGCCGTCCCCTGGCCGAACGCACGTCCGTCCCGTCTTTCTCGATGCCCGACCGGATCACTCTCTACCAGGGTCCGCATGAACGCGAGGCTCGGAATCCGGCGGACCTGCGCCGCCTGGTGGAGGAGACCATCTGGCACGAGGTGGCACACTACTTCGGACTGGATGAACGGGAAGTGGTGCGAGCCGAGCGCGTGCGGCGCAACCGGTTGAGGCGTCTCAGAAATCTGTAG
- a CDS encoding alpha/beta hydrolase, with product MRIFTVFLTIASTMAYAAEPAAEKIWPKGAPGEKGDIGPEADTTKADGALVAGRRVIRLGNVSEPTITIYPAPKNRNSGAAVVVLPGGGYNILALDLEGTEVCEWLNSIGVTGILLKYRVPARKGGPRWAAPLQDAQRAVGIVRSRAVELQLDPRKIGVLGFSAGAHLAAVASTQYERRSYDAVDAADQVSSRPDFSVVIYPAYLAVKEQGDKLADETPVTANTPPTFLVQAEDDGVRVENSLVYYLALKNAKVPAEMHLFAKGGHGYGLRPTELPVTGWPKLAEVWMRGLGLIPAAK from the coding sequence ATGCGCATTTTCACTGTGTTCCTGACCATCGCTAGTACCATGGCCTATGCCGCGGAACCGGCGGCCGAGAAGATCTGGCCCAAAGGCGCGCCCGGTGAAAAGGGCGATATCGGCCCGGAAGCCGATACGACGAAAGCGGATGGAGCGCTGGTCGCCGGCCGGCGTGTGATCCGCCTCGGCAACGTAAGTGAACCAACTATTACGATTTATCCGGCCCCGAAGAATCGCAATTCCGGCGCCGCCGTGGTGGTGCTGCCGGGCGGCGGCTACAACATCCTCGCGCTCGACCTGGAAGGCACCGAAGTGTGCGAGTGGCTCAATTCCATCGGAGTCACCGGTATCCTGCTGAAGTACCGCGTACCGGCCCGCAAGGGTGGACCGCGCTGGGCCGCCCCGCTGCAGGACGCGCAACGCGCCGTCGGCATTGTCCGCTCGCGCGCCGTCGAACTGCAGCTCGACCCCCGCAAGATCGGCGTCCTGGGCTTCTCCGCCGGAGCCCATCTGGCTGCCGTGGCCAGCACGCAATACGAGCGCCGCAGCTACGACGCGGTGGACGCGGCCGACCAGGTGAGCAGCCGGCCCGATTTCTCCGTGGTGATCTATCCCGCCTACCTCGCGGTGAAAGAGCAGGGCGACAAACTGGCCGACGAGACGCCCGTCACGGCGAACACGCCGCCGACCTTCCTGGTCCAGGCCGAGGATGACGGAGTACGCGTCGAAAACAGCCTCGTTTACTATCTGGCGTTGAAGAACGCCAAGGTCCCCGCCGAGATGCATCTGTTCGCCAAAGGCGGTCACGGCTACGGTTTGCGGCCCACGGAGTTGCCCGTGACCGGCTGGCCGAAGCTGGCGGAAGTATGGATGCGAGGGCTCGGGCTGATTCCGGCAGCGAAGTAG
- a CDS encoding serine/threonine-protein kinase, which yields MSKLSLEEILARLNTEEASPLPDRAAFLDAACGSDADLRQLAGALFDRKFHTADPKGADSSDIPRMGGRVGPYRIERELGRGGMGVVYVAMRDDDQYHKRVAIKVLNISQDSEELLHRFQNERQILANLDHPNICRLLDGGVTSNGLPYFVMEYIRDARPIDEYANAHNLSVRQRLLLFLKACAAVQHAHRFLIVHRDLKPSNILVSEEGEVKLMDFGIAKNLLACLDGSFHSQTMGLQPMTPAYASPEQVSGEPITTSSDVYSLGVVLYELLTGQHPSRRMEQPLPELLNSICLADPQRPSVMVLKHAPPQMEENPKRLSKLLRGDLDWIILMALRKDPNRRYASVEQLTDDLRRVLGGRPVRARNDTLRYRGWKFAGRHRFGVTVVFLLGVTLMWGVWSTQNQKARAEERFRDTRELAHSILFEISDAIRDLPGSTPARMLLVRRALTYLDKLASEAGNDLTLQSELAEAYHKIGEVQYRVGYPNIGDIAGALNSARKELEIRYKLASAVPGQISQLNLASAHQRVSEMFDGTGDAFNAAHHLGKALEIREALNAKDPDNAAIQSDLASTYRVLGDIQKIAGKPQNAIDWNRKALAIREALLARSPSDDGLRRQISMDLVRIADSLGSPNETNLGRYAEARSVYEKALVIRLEVLAANPNSPTALREVGNIYQRMGVMLIETGEYKDSLAMSLKSAEISERLALDDPANFEVSRDLGVKCDQIGVVLEKLGNLAGAESSLRRGLALKSALLARSPSSQRSQEDVAITNSLLGVLLARVHRPIEALTHLKQSADAFQQIVRSNAEAGRYQLNLLKALAAMAEIYATNRNWPEARASYQRALDLARQLQQDGKLGATDQGEPDRLARCLQAIPTE from the coding sequence ATGTCCAAGCTGAGCCTGGAAGAGATTCTGGCCCGCCTCAATACGGAGGAAGCCTCTCCGCTGCCCGACCGCGCTGCGTTCCTCGACGCGGCCTGCGGCTCGGATGCGGACCTGCGCCAGCTGGCCGGTGCCCTGTTCGACAGGAAGTTCCACACCGCGGACCCGAAAGGGGCCGATTCCTCGGATATACCGCGCATGGGCGGACGAGTGGGTCCCTACCGCATTGAGCGCGAGCTGGGCCGCGGCGGCATGGGTGTGGTGTATGTCGCGATGCGCGACGACGACCAGTATCACAAGCGCGTCGCGATTAAGGTGCTCAACATCAGCCAGGACAGCGAGGAACTGCTGCACCGCTTCCAGAACGAGCGCCAGATTCTCGCGAACCTCGATCATCCCAACATCTGCCGGCTGTTGGACGGCGGTGTGACGTCCAACGGACTGCCGTATTTCGTCATGGAGTACATCCGTGATGCGCGGCCGATTGACGAATACGCGAATGCCCACAACCTGTCAGTGCGCCAGCGGCTGCTGCTGTTTCTCAAGGCCTGCGCAGCTGTGCAGCATGCCCACCGGTTTCTGATTGTTCATCGCGACCTGAAACCCAGCAACATCCTCGTCTCCGAGGAGGGCGAGGTGAAGCTGATGGACTTCGGCATCGCCAAAAACCTACTGGCGTGCCTGGACGGCAGCTTCCACTCGCAAACCATGGGCCTGCAGCCGATGACGCCTGCTTATGCGAGCCCTGAGCAGGTGAGCGGCGAGCCCATCACTACCAGCAGTGACGTTTACTCCCTCGGCGTGGTGCTGTACGAGCTGCTGACGGGCCAGCACCCGTCGCGCCGCATGGAGCAGCCGCTGCCGGAGCTGCTGAATTCCATCTGCCTGGCCGATCCGCAGCGCCCCAGCGTGATGGTGCTCAAGCACGCGCCCCCGCAGATGGAGGAGAACCCCAAGCGGCTCAGCAAGCTGCTGCGCGGCGACCTGGATTGGATCATCCTCATGGCGCTGCGCAAGGATCCCAACCGGCGCTATGCCTCGGTGGAACAACTCACCGACGATCTGCGCCGGGTCCTGGGCGGGCGGCCGGTGCGCGCCCGCAACGACACTCTGCGCTATCGCGGCTGGAAGTTCGCCGGCCGCCACCGCTTCGGTGTCACGGTGGTGTTCCTGCTGGGCGTCACACTCATGTGGGGCGTCTGGTCCACGCAGAACCAGAAGGCGCGGGCCGAAGAACGGTTCCGGGACACGCGTGAGCTGGCGCACAGCATTCTCTTCGAGATCAGCGACGCCATTCGCGACCTGCCGGGCTCCACGCCGGCTCGCATGCTGCTGGTGCGGCGCGCGTTGACCTATCTGGACAAACTGGCCAGCGAGGCCGGCAACGACCTGACGCTGCAGTCCGAACTGGCCGAGGCTTACCACAAGATCGGCGAGGTGCAGTACCGGGTGGGCTACCCCAATATCGGCGACATTGCCGGCGCCCTGAACAGCGCTCGCAAGGAGCTGGAGATCCGCTACAAACTGGCCAGCGCCGTGCCCGGCCAGATCTCGCAATTGAACCTGGCCTCCGCCCACCAGCGGGTGAGTGAAATGTTCGACGGCACCGGCGACGCCTTCAACGCCGCGCATCACCTGGGGAAAGCGTTGGAGATCCGGGAGGCTCTGAACGCCAAGGATCCCGACAACGCCGCGATTCAATCCGACCTGGCATCCACTTACCGCGTGCTGGGTGACATCCAGAAGATCGCGGGCAAACCCCAGAATGCGATCGACTGGAATCGGAAGGCGCTGGCCATCCGGGAGGCACTGCTGGCTCGCAGCCCTAGCGATGACGGCCTGCGGCGGCAGATCTCCATGGACCTGGTGCGAATCGCCGACTCGCTGGGGAGTCCCAATGAGACGAATCTGGGCCGCTATGCCGAAGCGCGCTCCGTTTACGAGAAGGCCCTGGTGATCCGGTTGGAAGTGCTGGCGGCCAATCCAAACAGTCCCACGGCCTTGCGTGAGGTAGGCAACATCTACCAGCGCATGGGCGTCATGCTCATCGAGACTGGCGAGTATAAGGACTCGCTGGCCATGAGCCTGAAGAGCGCCGAGATCTCAGAGCGGTTGGCCCTCGACGATCCCGCGAACTTCGAAGTCAGCCGCGACCTGGGTGTGAAATGCGACCAGATCGGTGTCGTCCTGGAGAAACTGGGCAATCTGGCCGGAGCAGAGTCAAGCCTGCGCCGCGGCCTGGCGTTGAAATCGGCCCTGCTCGCCCGCAGTCCCAGCAGTCAGCGCAGCCAGGAGGACGTAGCCATCACGAACTCGCTCCTGGGCGTCCTGTTGGCTCGCGTCCACCGTCCCATTGAGGCCCTGACTCACTTGAAACAGTCGGCCGACGCGTTCCAGCAGATCGTCCGGTCGAACGCCGAAGCGGGCCGTTACCAACTGAATCTCCTCAAGGCCCTGGCCGCGATGGCTGAGATCTATGCCACAAACCGCAACTGGCCCGAGGCGCGCGCCTCTTACCAGCGCGCGCTGGACCTGGCCCGGCAATTGCAGCAGGACGGCAAGCTGGGCGCCACGGACCAGGGCGAACCCGATCGCCTGGCCCGCTGCCTGCAAGCAATCCCCACTGAGTAG
- a CDS encoding esterase/lipase family protein, whose product MVIVFVHGWSVRNTNTYGQLPLRLKKSFKAAGKQVQVENIYLGQYVSFDDQVTVDDIARAFDCALREKLYDPATKQWKKFACITHSTGGPVVRLWMELYYGAGKLVDCPLSHLIMLAPANHGSALAQLGKSRLSRIKSFFDGVEPGQRVLDWLELGSELSWYLNTRWLDYDCRAAACWVFTLTGQRIDRSLYDHLNSYTGEQGSDGVVRVAAANLNTELLTFEQKGRKLQFTGQKKTTDTGLGVLPGRSHSGRDMGIIASVRGTGEHPTLEWVTRCLAVSDVDSYDALCKDLDALTAQTQKDEKVEEVKGLLRTTKYQTDRYVMLVFRLKNDRGEYLSDYDLLLTAGPDYSPDDLPEGFFVDRQRNQRNPGKLTYYLNYDAMAKLKGKAAEGRLGFKILARPVKGGLVYYEVAEFQSDVGGVTSMLQPNATVMIDITLNRNVDARVFRFTETLPSGDQGEEISGVPLGQNVP is encoded by the coding sequence ATGGTCATCGTCTTCGTCCATGGATGGAGCGTGCGCAACACCAACACGTATGGGCAACTGCCCCTGCGTCTCAAGAAGAGCTTCAAGGCCGCCGGAAAACAGGTGCAGGTGGAGAATATCTACCTGGGCCAGTATGTGAGTTTCGACGACCAGGTGACGGTCGACGACATCGCCCGGGCCTTCGATTGCGCGTTGCGGGAGAAGCTTTACGATCCGGCCACGAAGCAGTGGAAGAAGTTCGCGTGTATCACCCATTCCACCGGCGGCCCGGTCGTACGGCTGTGGATGGAGCTCTACTACGGCGCGGGCAAGCTGGTCGACTGCCCGCTGTCGCACCTGATCATGCTGGCGCCAGCGAATCATGGATCGGCGCTGGCTCAACTCGGCAAGAGCCGGCTGAGCCGCATCAAGAGCTTCTTCGATGGCGTGGAGCCAGGGCAGCGTGTGCTCGACTGGCTGGAACTGGGCAGCGAGCTCAGCTGGTATCTGAACACCAGGTGGCTGGACTACGACTGCCGGGCGGCGGCCTGCTGGGTGTTCACGCTGACCGGCCAGCGCATCGACCGCAGTCTGTACGACCACCTCAACAGCTACACGGGTGAGCAGGGGTCCGACGGCGTGGTCCGCGTCGCGGCCGCCAATCTCAACACCGAGTTGCTGACCTTCGAGCAGAAGGGCCGCAAGCTCCAATTCACAGGACAGAAGAAGACCACGGATACAGGCCTGGGCGTGCTGCCCGGAAGGTCGCACTCGGGTCGGGACATGGGCATCATCGCCAGTGTGCGCGGCACGGGCGAGCATCCCACGCTGGAATGGGTGACGCGCTGCCTGGCGGTGTCAGACGTCGACTCCTATGACGCGCTCTGCAAAGACCTCGATGCGCTCACCGCGCAAACGCAGAAGGACGAGAAGGTGGAGGAGGTTAAAGGCCTGCTGCGCACCACCAAATACCAGACAGACCGCTATGTCATGCTCGTCTTCCGATTGAAGAACGACCGGGGCGAGTATCTTTCCGATTACGATCTTCTTCTCACGGCGGGCCCCGACTACTCCCCCGATGACCTGCCGGAAGGCTTCTTCGTCGACCGCCAGCGGAATCAGCGCAACCCGGGCAAGCTCACTTACTACCTGAACTACGACGCGATGGCGAAGTTGAAAGGGAAGGCGGCGGAAGGCCGGCTGGGGTTCAAGATCCTGGCGCGTCCGGTGAAGGGCGGCCTGGTCTACTACGAAGTAGCCGAGTTCCAGTCCGATGTGGGCGGCGTCACGAGTATGCTGCAGCCCAACGCCACGGTCATGATCGACATCACGCTCAACCGCAATGTCGATGCGCGGGTGTTCCGGTTCACAGAGACCCTGCCCAGCGGCGACCAGGGTGAAGAGATCAGCGGCGTGCCCCTGGGGCAGAACGTTCCGTAA
- a CDS encoding FG-GAP repeat domain-containing protein: MTRHLYLFLLALPLCGGELPAFRAHVVTSGLKMGYQLVAVDLNGDGKKDLIAVDERATELAWFENPTWERHVMASNAPRPINLDCFDYDGDGIPECVVATHFETSPEKSIGDVYLLKSGKDVRQPWTMRELDRIPTAHRLRWIDWNGDGKKVLLLSPLVGLTAKPPLYEGQTPVYLYRPGAWKRETVTEELHGIVHAIAPVDWTTHGQRLITASFDGLRLFEPKKGGGWKWTELSKGDPRKCPECGSSEVRLGKLGKQRFITAIEPWHGNQVVVYLPRGKSWKRIVIEDGMINAHALAVGDLDGDGRDEIVSGFRGKGFRLSVYQAEDKAGEHWKRTVLDDGGIAGADCKIEDFTGDGKADIVCIGASTANIKLYENLRR; this comes from the coding sequence ATGACTAGACACTTGTATCTGTTCCTCCTGGCGCTGCCGTTGTGTGGCGGCGAATTGCCGGCTTTCCGGGCGCATGTGGTGACAAGCGGCCTGAAAATGGGCTACCAGTTGGTTGCGGTTGACCTGAACGGAGATGGCAAGAAGGACCTGATCGCGGTCGATGAACGGGCAACGGAGCTCGCCTGGTTTGAGAACCCGACGTGGGAGCGTCACGTGATGGCCAGCAATGCTCCGCGGCCCATCAACCTCGACTGCTTCGACTACGACGGCGATGGGATTCCGGAATGCGTGGTAGCCACCCACTTCGAAACCAGCCCGGAAAAGAGCATCGGTGACGTCTATCTGCTGAAGAGCGGCAAGGATGTGCGGCAACCGTGGACCATGCGCGAGCTCGACCGCATCCCCACCGCCCACCGCCTGCGCTGGATCGACTGGAACGGCGACGGCAAGAAGGTGCTGCTGCTGTCTCCGCTGGTGGGACTCACCGCGAAGCCGCCGCTATATGAGGGACAGACGCCTGTCTATCTGTACCGTCCGGGCGCCTGGAAGCGCGAAACGGTGACGGAAGAGCTGCACGGCATTGTCCATGCCATAGCTCCGGTGGATTGGACCACGCACGGCCAGCGCCTGATCACGGCTAGTTTCGATGGCCTGCGGCTGTTTGAGCCAAAGAAGGGAGGCGGCTGGAAGTGGACCGAGCTCAGCAAGGGTGACCCCCGCAAGTGCCCGGAATGCGGCAGCAGTGAGGTACGGCTGGGCAAATTGGGTAAGCAGCGCTTCATCACGGCGATCGAGCCCTGGCACGGCAATCAGGTGGTGGTCTATCTGCCGCGGGGAAAGTCGTGGAAACGGATCGTGATTGAAGACGGCATGATCAATGCGCACGCCCTGGCCGTGGGCGATCTGGACGGTGATGGCCGCGATGAGATTGTCTCCGGCTTCCGCGGCAAGGGGTTCCGGCTCTCCGTCTACCAGGCCGAGGACAAGGCAGGGGAGCACTGGAAGCGGACCGTGCTGGACGACGGCGGCATCGCCGGCGCAGATTGTAAGATTGAAGACTTCACAGGCGATGGGAAAGCGGATATCGTCTGCATTGGGGCTTCCACCGCAAACATAAAGCTGTACGAAAACCTTCGGAGGTGA
- a CDS encoding alkaline phosphatase family protein: MRLALVLLIAMAAHGQRHVIVVGVDGLGAEMLREEAPPQIQGLMKSGAWTLHARGVLPTVSSPNWASMIMGAVPELHGVTSNDWQPDKFDIAPACKDANGRFPTVFGLLHDKRPELRLAVFHDWKDFGRLIEPGAVPVLRHVKGSPEAMQAAIEYWKAAKPDLLFIHLDDVDHAGHDHGWSGPEYRKAVEMVGGLLDSLHKAIRDSGMADSTFILFTADHGGTGTSHGHPTQRDLEIPWILNGPAVPPGREIRSLVRTIDTAATIAAIFGVAPHPCWTGKPVAEALR, translated from the coding sequence ATGCGTTTGGCCCTGGTACTCCTGATCGCGATGGCCGCCCATGGCCAGCGGCATGTGATTGTTGTCGGCGTGGATGGACTCGGCGCGGAGATGTTGCGTGAAGAGGCGCCGCCCCAAATCCAGGGCCTGATGAAGAGCGGCGCGTGGACGCTGCATGCGCGCGGCGTGCTGCCGACCGTAAGCAGCCCGAACTGGGCGTCGATGATCATGGGCGCCGTACCTGAGCTTCACGGGGTTACCTCGAACGACTGGCAGCCGGACAAGTTCGACATCGCACCCGCCTGTAAGGACGCGAACGGCCGTTTCCCCACCGTATTCGGGCTGTTGCACGACAAACGGCCGGAGCTGCGCCTGGCCGTGTTTCACGACTGGAAGGACTTCGGCCGCCTGATCGAACCCGGAGCGGTACCGGTGTTACGCCACGTGAAAGGGAGTCCGGAGGCGATGCAGGCCGCCATCGAGTACTGGAAGGCAGCGAAGCCGGATCTGCTCTTCATTCATTTGGACGATGTCGACCATGCCGGTCACGACCACGGCTGGTCTGGCCCGGAGTACCGGAAAGCGGTGGAGATGGTAGGCGGTTTGTTGGACTCGCTACACAAGGCTATCCGGGACTCGGGCATGGCGGACAGCACATTTATCCTTTTTACGGCCGACCACGGCGGCACCGGCACAAGCCATGGTCACCCCACCCAGCGCGATCTCGAGATTCCGTGGATTCTCAATGGACCCGCGGTACCGCCCGGCCGCGAGATCCGCTCGCTGGTGCGGACCATCGACACGGCGGCCACCATCGCCGCGATCTTCGGTGTCGCGCCACACCCGTGTTGGACCGGCAAACCGGTTGCGGAGGCTCTGCGCTGA
- a CDS encoding HU family DNA-binding protein has protein sequence MAEVKKLTQTQLVKEIATATGISNKQAKAVLDKYVEIAIAQTKKVGLCVLPGIGRLKKVERKARTGRNPATGATIKIPAKKVVKLTLAKSLKDAIVPAPKPKAPKKKA, from the coding sequence ATGGCCGAAGTAAAGAAATTGACGCAGACTCAGTTGGTGAAGGAGATCGCCACCGCAACCGGGATTTCCAACAAGCAGGCGAAGGCCGTTCTCGACAAGTACGTTGAGATCGCCATCGCCCAGACGAAGAAGGTTGGCCTGTGTGTGTTGCCTGGCATCGGCCGCCTGAAGAAAGTGGAGCGCAAGGCTCGTACCGGCCGCAATCCTGCCACCGGCGCCACCATCAAGATCCCGGCCAAGAAGGTCGTGAAGCTGACCTTGGCCAAGTCCCTGAAGGACGCCATCGTTCCGGCGCCGAAGCCGAAGGCCCCCAAGAAGAAGGCGTAG
- the tatA gene encoding twin-arginine translocase TatA/TatE family subunit has protein sequence MELVIILAVAVLLFGGKKIPELAKGLGEGIKNFKHALKEEESKPEEKKQA, from the coding sequence ATGGAGTTGGTTATTATTCTGGCGGTCGCCGTCCTGCTGTTTGGCGGCAAGAAGATCCCAGAATTGGCGAAAGGCCTCGGAGAGGGGATCAAGAACTTCAAGCACGCCTTGAAGGAAGAAGAATCGAAGCCCGAAGAGAAGAAGCAGGCTTAG